In Fusarium fujikuroi IMI 58289 draft genome, chromosome FFUJ_chr02, the genomic stretch GCGGGGggctttggtggtcttgCCTCTCCGACTTTCAGCCACCAGTCTCAAGGCTCTGTTGGTCGCTTCAACGACGCCTTTGGTGGTCTCAGCATCTCGAATCCCCCTAAGCCCGCCGCTCCCGACCCTTTTGCCAGCCTCAGCTCTGCCAGTCGTACAACATCAAGCAGCGATGCCTTTGGTGGCCTAGGAGGAGgtagcttcttcaacaacaacaaaccctCCCAACCCGCTGCCCCTACCCACCAGCAGCAGTCTTCCAACTTCTCGAACTTCGGTGGCTTTTCCTCCCCACCGCCggctgcttctgctgctccTGTCCCGCCCAAGCCCGCTCAATCCTCCGCTATGGGTGACCTCTTTGATCTTTCTGCACCCGTGACCACAtcgcctcctccaccacaACCCGCAGTTGCTTCTACCAACTCCGTCTTCaacctctcttctccccaaAGCCCTCCTGCCGCCGCGCCAACCAGTACGACGACAACTGCTAACGCAGCCGGTTCTATGGGTGGTTTCTCTGGTGCTGATGTTTGGGGCGGAAGTGATTGGGGAGCCCCTGCAGCTCCTGCACCAGCTCCCATCCAGAAAGCCCCTGAACCAACAAAACCCGCGGCGAGCGATTTTGGTTGGGGCAACACGGGAGGAGCCTTTGCCAACACACCCATCGTCCCTGGGGCATCAGGAGGCTTCAACCCTATTGCATCGCCCAAGGTATCGGCGGATGAGGAGTTCGGAGGATGGACAAGCAGTGGACCTGCTGCTGGTGGCAGTGGTGGCCAAACCAAGCCAAGCGGTGGCTTTGGCGGAGATGAAGACTTGTTCTCCAACGTGTGGCAGTAGGCAGTGAGTTTTGGAAACATCTAGATGACTTTTGGGGCGGAGGTTTCTATAAAACAGTTGCAGGCATGATTGGCGTTTGCATGTTAGGAGTCAAGTAGATGCGAAACAGGATGACTTAAAAAATTGTACGACCATTATGACATTGGTTCGTGTGAGAAGCAATGTGAGTGTATTCAAATAACGCCGGCCCAACGCTGCGAAAACAGTAAAAATCCTGAGGCACGACTCCTTAGCCTTTTAGCCGTGGACACTTGGATGCCCTTGATCATCTGTGTGTACCACCTGGTAAATGTTCGTCTTCCCTTCACGACGGATGCCATGTCCAGCTTATATCTGTATCAAGGGTCTTAGAACAACAGTTTAGCCCCGTAGAATAACACCAAGAAAACGCCAATAACGATTCCCGAAAGTTTGAGAATAGCGACACGGTTGC encodes the following:
- a CDS encoding related to zinc finger protein Gcs1p, with protein sequence MSRRAPNPAAERAAQNQATIKSLLKLEANKVCSDCKRNKHPRWASWNLGVFICIRCSGIHRGMGTHISRVKSVDLDSWTDEQLQSVLSWGNARANKYWEAKLAPGHAPSEAKIENFIRTKYELKRWVMDGPMPDPATLDADGDDDVPLSIVKEKQVIERKESIRKASLGNSQAPKSIPAPQGDLIGGDPVPVRSSSAAPHAAKVAPKAEPAPPRATSTKDSLLGLDFFGEPAAPPRPASTTGTAPSGQSRPDLKQSILSLYATAPKPQPPTQPQQQSSAGGFGGLASPTFSHQSQGSVGRFNDAFGGLSISNPPKPAAPDPFASLSSASRTTSSSDAFGGLGGGSFFNNNKPSQPAAPTHQQQSSNFSNFGGFSSPPPAASAAPVPPKPAQSSAMGDLFDLSAPVTTSPPPPQPAVASTNSVFNLSSPQSPPAAAPTSTTTTANAAGSMGGFSGADVWGGSDWGAPAAPAPAPIQKAPEPTKPAASDFGWGNTGGAFANTPIVPGASGGFNPIASPKVSADEEFGGWTSSGPAAGGSGGQTKPSGGFGGDEDLFSNVWQ